In one Pseudomonas sp. SCA2728.1_7 genomic region, the following are encoded:
- a CDS encoding phospholipase: MKLTFLLLLLCATAPSAWGWSNHTVGSYLALQDLPALRDAPAVEVEPLEQFLTEQYPAVLALLEQQESFAREHFSQYPPRPDTLKLPAVPSDNPRHDFLTALRINPEIHLAMVIQPLPGKDLPEREHLQANQVMVEQTLSPWNRQRFILIAEHEKVAALALLASAADEPDYGHDINLFSDNPGNVGAIYGFGPQPFGDARFQYSSQAPFHMGFFHESAVVYAAAGFLERSWPDWRAYQYLGLARLAFASGHPYWGYRFLGWGLHHIQDLTQPYHAKPLPGVDLANLLLLEGKALAGFAADKQASIERVATRHMEVEKYQSTWLRRLLRTGQPHPMLDAYSDVTQDKIYPPYSVDYLREVVSAEAVNDSAAFDEAIGQWLETAPVSSDFSSGNQLHSEDFDHPALNQQLFKLLGHFGAHSRIYVSAGLAP; the protein is encoded by the coding sequence ATGAAGCTGACTTTCCTCCTGTTGCTGCTTTGTGCAACGGCCCCGAGCGCTTGGGGCTGGTCGAACCACACGGTCGGCAGCTATCTGGCGTTGCAGGATCTGCCGGCGTTGCGCGATGCGCCAGCGGTTGAAGTCGAGCCACTGGAGCAGTTTCTCACCGAGCAATACCCGGCCGTGCTGGCGCTGTTGGAGCAACAGGAAAGCTTCGCCCGCGAACACTTCAGTCAATACCCGCCACGCCCCGATACCCTGAAATTGCCGGCGGTGCCGAGTGACAATCCGCGCCACGACTTCCTCACGGCGCTGCGCATCAATCCCGAGATTCATCTGGCGATGGTCATCCAGCCATTGCCCGGCAAAGACCTGCCCGAACGTGAGCACTTGCAGGCCAATCAAGTCATGGTCGAGCAAACCCTGTCACCGTGGAATCGCCAGCGCTTTATCCTCATCGCCGAGCACGAAAAAGTCGCAGCCCTGGCCTTGCTCGCCAGCGCCGCCGACGAGCCGGATTACGGTCACGACATCAATCTGTTCAGCGACAACCCCGGCAACGTCGGCGCGATCTACGGTTTCGGCCCGCAACCGTTCGGTGATGCGCGGTTCCAGTACAGCTCGCAGGCGCCGTTCCACATGGGCTTCTTCCATGAAAGCGCGGTGGTCTACGCCGCTGCCGGTTTCCTCGAACGCAGTTGGCCGGACTGGCGCGCGTATCAATACCTGGGCCTGGCGCGACTGGCATTTGCCAGCGGTCATCCGTATTGGGGTTATCGCTTTCTCGGCTGGGGCCTGCACCACATTCAAGACCTGACCCAGCCGTATCACGCCAAGCCGTTGCCGGGCGTCGACCTTGCCAATCTTCTTCTGCTGGAAGGCAAGGCGCTGGCCGGTTTCGCCGCTGACAAACAAGCCTCGATCGAACGCGTCGCCACTCGACATATGGAAGTTGAGAAGTACCAATCGACTTGGCTGCGACGCTTGCTGCGCACGGGGCAGCCGCATCCGATGCTTGATGCTTACTCCGATGTAACCCAGGACAAAATCTACCCGCCGTACTCGGTCGACTACCTGCGCGAAGTGGTCAGCGCCGAAGCGGTCAACGACTCCGCAGCCTTCGACGAAGCCATCGGGCAGTGGCTGGAAACGGCGCCGGTCAGCAGTGATTTCAGCAGCGGTAATCAACTTCATAGCGAAGATTTCGACCACCCGGCACTCAACCAGCAGTTGTTCAAGCTGCTTGGGCATTTCGGCGCGCACAGCCGGATTTATGTCAGCGCGGGATTGGCGCCGTAG
- a CDS encoding FGGY-family carbohydrate kinase — protein sequence MDNHPNKRYLLAIDNGTQSVRALLFDLQGNLLGKGKVELQAYYSTQPGWAEQDPEYYWAKLGEACQQVWAQTGIDRSQIAGVSLTTQRGTVINVDAEGKPLRPAILWLDQRQSEVEGGIKGPWGWLFKLVGAQGTVDYFRAQAEANWIAKHQPEVWAATDKFLLLSGFLTHRLCGRFVDSVGCCVGYLPFDFKRLKWAAPSDWKWQALAVRPEQLPSLHKPGETLGHITAEAARHTGIPEGLPLIAAGADKACEVVGAGVVDASTVCLSYGTTATITSTRSRYLEIVPLIPPYPSAVPDQFNCEVMIYRGYWMVSWFKNEFGLREMQQAKEQGIEPEQLFDALVDAVPPGSMGLMLQPYWSPGIREPGVEAKGAMIGFGDVHTRAHIYRAILEGLAYALRQGMENIERRSKVSVKRLRVAGGGSQSDAAMQLTANIFGLPAERPHVYEASGLGAAICCSVGLGLHADFPTAIASMTRVGAVFIPQPDAQKIYEQLYKEVYLRMYRQLKPLYQSIRKITGYPA from the coding sequence CGAGCAGGATCCGGAGTATTACTGGGCAAAATTGGGGGAGGCGTGCCAGCAAGTCTGGGCGCAGACCGGCATCGACCGTTCGCAGATTGCCGGCGTTTCCCTGACCACGCAGCGCGGCACGGTGATCAACGTCGATGCTGAGGGTAAACCGTTGCGCCCGGCGATTCTGTGGCTCGATCAACGTCAGAGCGAAGTCGAGGGCGGGATCAAAGGGCCGTGGGGCTGGCTTTTCAAACTGGTCGGCGCGCAGGGCACCGTGGATTATTTTCGCGCTCAGGCTGAGGCTAACTGGATAGCAAAACACCAGCCTGAAGTGTGGGCGGCGACTGACAAGTTTTTGCTGCTCTCGGGGTTTCTCACCCATCGATTGTGCGGACGGTTTGTCGACTCGGTCGGTTGTTGCGTCGGCTATCTGCCGTTCGACTTCAAACGGCTGAAATGGGCCGCGCCGAGTGACTGGAAATGGCAGGCGCTGGCGGTACGCCCCGAGCAATTGCCGAGCCTGCACAAACCCGGTGAAACCCTCGGCCACATTACCGCCGAGGCCGCTCGTCATACGGGTATTCCCGAAGGCTTACCGCTGATTGCTGCCGGCGCCGACAAAGCGTGCGAAGTGGTCGGTGCCGGCGTGGTTGATGCGAGCACCGTATGCCTGTCTTACGGCACCACAGCGACGATCACCAGCACCCGCTCGCGCTATCTGGAAATCGTCCCGTTGATTCCGCCGTACCCCTCGGCAGTGCCGGATCAGTTCAACTGCGAGGTGATGATTTATCGCGGTTACTGGATGGTCAGCTGGTTCAAGAACGAGTTCGGTCTGCGTGAAATGCAGCAGGCCAAAGAGCAGGGCATCGAGCCGGAGCAATTGTTCGACGCACTGGTCGATGCAGTGCCGCCGGGCTCGATGGGCTTGATGTTGCAACCGTATTGGTCGCCGGGTATTCGTGAGCCGGGCGTGGAGGCGAAAGGCGCGATGATCGGCTTCGGCGATGTGCACACCCGCGCGCATATTTACCGGGCGATTCTTGAGGGGCTGGCGTATGCGTTGCGTCAGGGCATGGAGAACATCGAGCGGCGTTCGAAGGTGTCGGTCAAGCGTTTGCGCGTGGCCGGTGGTGGTTCGCAGAGTGATGCGGCGATGCAGCTGACGGCGAATATTTTCGGCCTGCCAGCGGAGCGTCCGCATGTGTATGAGGCGTCGGGTCTGGGTGCGGCGATTTGTTGTTCAGTAGGGTTGGGGTTGCATGCGGATTTCCCCACGGCGATCGCTTCAATGACCAGAGTAGGGGCTGTCTTCATCCCACAACCCGATGCGCAAAAAATCTACGAGCAACTGTACAAAGAGGTCTACCTGCGCATGTACCGCCAGCTCAAGCCGCTATATCAGAGCATCCGCAAAATCACCGGTTACCCCGCCTGA